The Lactuca sativa cultivar Salinas chromosome 2, Lsat_Salinas_v11, whole genome shotgun sequence genome includes the window ACTTctctttttttgtttctttttttagaTGGGTCAATCATGTAaaatcccaaatatttttgttgtaGCCCAAATTTGTGttatctttatcttttttttATATGTGTGTGAAACGAGAAATGGCAAACCCAAGCTAGTCGATCCATAAAGTGAAGGAGCCCGAATAAGAGAAAAGCCCAATAGCTTTGTAGGAGCCCATTTGGAGAATAGTTATTAGCCCAACTCCTTTTTTCTTTTGAATGTGCACGTGAGTGAGGTTGTGAGTTGTACTAGGGCGTTGAAAGGTATACATGTGCGCCGCCCCTGTTTGCTAATTTTGAACCCAACTTCACCCGATTTACTCAGAGATGACACATAAAAGAAACATCATCGACCGAAGATGGTTCTGAAGTCGACGGTGGTGATCAATGGTTCTGAGACAAAGGCGACTCTCCCTAGTTCTGATTCCCGGAGATGAAGGGAGAAAGCAGAGGGCGGCAGATCAATGAGGCTTGTGGCGACGATCGCTATTGGCGGAGGAAGTGATCGGGATGTTCGATGTTGTTGGGTTGCGCTTGTTATCTGGTCGTCGGCGTGGAATCAAGAAGCAAAAGCTGGCGGACGTTGTCGGCGATTGAAGGTTCGTAAGATCTGGGTTGAGTAGGTGGAGATGGTACTGTTTTTGAAGGAGGTTTATCGTGACATCTGGTGGCAATAGGCGGTGGTAGATAGTTGGAGCTGCTGTCGTTGGGCGCCGATGAGTGACCGACGATCAGGGGTTGCTGGGTTGGTGATCACTGTCAGGGGGTGAAGGTCATTATCGGAGTCCAACAAGTCAATGGGCACTAATCGAGGTCAGAGATGGCGATTGAACGGCAATGGTTGGTAGTGTTGTAACTCCAACTGATCGGAGGGGGTAACGGAGGTGACTCGCCTTTTCTGGATGGGAAGATAGACCCGATGGGGTCCAACTAATGGTCCCTTGACTTTAGGTGGGACTCGGATCTTGTCTTGTGTGCAAGCATATGGGTGCATAAACCATATTTCCTTTTTTTCGTTTGTCTACGCAAGAACTAGACCAGGTGGGTCCTACTGAAAATGTTGTTGTCTGTTTATGGTGTACACTGTATACACCATCTTTTCATCCTTTTTTTTTTAGAGTGCAGTTCTTGATATCATTTTGTATAATGTAAAATATTAGCTGTAAACATTGTCCCTTGTATATACATatgttcttttttttcttttacagaTCTCAGTTCTTTTTATAGAACTCATCTCCATCttcttttttattataaaattggCTAAAAAGAAAACAGAGACACACTTTTCTCTTCCACCACATTTTCTTACTAAGCTGCAAATTTTAAGAAGGGTAAGGTAAAACTTTGAGGAAAAAATACCATTTGATGGATTTTGGAATGTACAAATAACATAGTTGTGTTCACAACTTAAGTGAACTTGTAGACATAAACCCATCTCTGAAATGAACTTGGATATTATATGAACAGAAAAATGGATGGTAAAAACTCATAAAGAcccccttcttctcttcttctctttTTTTGAAGGTTTTATAAAATGTACAAGCCCTACAACTATGTGTACAAATGGGTGCTAAACCAAGtaaaaatatgcatgaaaatgCATAGTTTGGGAAGGGTTTTCTGATGATTGATGAAACAAAGATGAGGTAAAACTCATAAAAAGCTTCTTTTCTTCTCATCTTGCTGAAAGAAcccaaaaataaaaacaaaaacggATCTAATAAATTATTTTCCTTGTAAAACTTTTTGTTTCTCTTCAGCTTGTTTAACAAGCTAATCAAAGCATGGACATGAAAAATTTCCGTTTTCTTTTTCTAAACTTCTGGAGAGAAAACATCATACATACAAACAATGGTGGATTATAAACtcaaaaacttgtaaaattttcTTTCCTCCCCAACTTGCTAAATGGGTCACTAAAAAGAAAACGAAGCTAAACTGAAATGTCTTAACGAACTTGAAAAGTGTTTGAATGAACAAAAACTTGGGTAGATCCAAAGATCTTGTCTTAAAACGGAACaaatccatagatctgaacaaaaaCACTAAGCAGATCAGGAGATCTGGACGATAGAACACATCAGATCAAGAGATCTGAACAAAAAATACACTACAGATCTTGAGATCTGAGCTTAAATATAAAACAGATCTACAGATCTGAACTGAAAATGGAGTAGATCTTGGCAAGAGCCAAACGGATCTGAACAAAATGATGCTAAACATGAACAGATCTGAGCAAACCTGAGCTGAAATGCAACAGATCTGAACAGATCTGAGCAAGAACGAGATGATTTCTGCTCGTTCGAGTTCGGGATGGTGCCAAATGATGGAACATGGACCTCCGGCAGCGCTTCTGGTCTTCTACTACGGCGGAGATCTGCAAGTCACAATCAGGGAGACGCGTTAGAGTCGTCCCAGGGACTGTGTCCCGGGAGCGGACttcgacggtcaagttagatcagctagaagatctgagatggtcctccatagctggagagaaccatcttggagCTGGTGGCTGACGGCGGCGGGTGGCGATTGAGCCACCCGACCGGGGTgtagtggcggctgagccatgggGAAGTCTAGTGGTAGCTGAACCACATGGGAGAGAGTCCAGGGAAAAGGGGTCCTCTACCATGGAAGAGGTACTATTCATTATATAGGAGACGGgacaattaggtcaggccttgggccagcccaattcaggcccaactagcaaggagttggGCAAGGCCGCCCGGAGGCGCCGGGCGGGGCTGGCGGGCGCGCACCAGGAGAGGATGGCAAGGGAGTGCCAGGCGAGGGAGCGCCTAGCCGAGccggcaggagagtccccagcagggCTGGCAAGGGATTGAAAGGGAGTCTCCAGCAAGGGCTGGCAGGAGCGCGCCAGGCCAAGCTGGCGTGCTATAGCAGTCTAGGCCATGCTAGTGGACCATTCCTCAtcacccagcagatccgcttacgaatagactgagtagggttaagcacttgcagcacgctaggaacattgggctgaaggacgatattagtttggattagatagtttggaaacatgtaatagataaatgtaattgacatttgatgattaaataaaggagtattatttaaagtttttgtcttatgttaattgtttaactattgtttcactttgcatgttttgacttcttgaataatcGAGTTAATTGAGAATaaacgaattattcaaacggtccacagtcgttcatatgttggaagtaggtatgaatgaagactgtcatgaattggtgggtagattgtctgaaaagtattagacataacaaaggtttgttacaacgttcatgagtgcttatgaatgagttttgagcattggaataaacctacgcttgctggaatcacttcatggaatttaccacgagtgatcacaagacgataatatcatatggtcttaaaaccaaaatatatggtttattgtttgctaattgattgtgcattgataatgcgaaaccacatcagtaaattgatgtcataaaacgcattgttgtgtataattttaTTGGTgagtagtaaatgcatataagtcgaagtttatttgtttcttttatcctaagaggataaaagcgatatcagggcacctcgatgatttgatttgacttatgtgtcgggcccagtcaggactgaattgatgtgttcaattaagttcaatGTTAAATGAATCCGAAATCGAGAAACagactgttggacaataagtatgactatattccatgagattgtccgcacgatatctaaaacagaggactgtacgatcccttatctaaaggacaggttgctgataagatcagtgttcgacagtgtctttgagagctacgattgctaatcgagtcATGCTTGTAtttatggttactagacttatccaagtgggaaactgttggattagtgtctaagaccgtaaccatatttggtaagtacttgacccggttgtgcgtggtccttttgggttgccttcactagagcAACTTGACttgagaaataatagagaaagaggttattgtgatttattaatatattataagaataatatattaaaggagaaatcatatttgtttaattaatattggtcaataattaattaagaattatttTTGTGATAAAATGcaattaattaaactaaaagggctgaattgtaattatgtgatagttgcaaattaggTCATTGGATGCCCcaaggataggttggacgaattcaaggtgataaggccttagaattcgtccatgataaggattcaaggcttatcttatgggctgcttggtgggcaagcaaccagatgaggataaggactgaaaccctaatctatacCCTATATAAAGATCCCTTAGGCCTtagaaaatcggccacttgatcccAAGAAGAACTAGAACCGATTTttgcctctcctctctctctctctctctctctctcttgcctctccaattgcttgtggtgattgtaagccattagaggtactacacttgtggtacttgctttccaaGACAAGGAGATTAAAGATTtgtgttgttattgcaatataacaacaagaggtatgtaatcactTCTACTATATAGATTTCAAAATACATAGGTGCTTGCTAGGgttcttcttgtgttcataaagttgtgtatGTAATAGTAAAAACATAGattcaaatctagggttgcatgcacacataggattgtttgtataaaacccatcaagaatAACGATTGATTACCTCATCAAAATAGGATCATCAATAGTGGAGAAAGAACTCCTTTGAGAAACATCAAAAATGATAACAAAGATCGATAACCTCTTAAAAATTAAGAAGAATGATCGAGAAATTATTATCATCAAAAGATACGAAAATAACTTATTCAATTGATGATGGAAGAAGCAATTGAGACTCCTAATGTACACTTACGTACTTTTATTATAAATTCCTAACGAGATAATATTTAATAGATTCAGTATTTACGTACTTTATTTTTGTTGTCATAATCATTTTCAAGTACATTAGATGTTACATCATTATTAGTGAATGTGTTACTTGTTGAGATGCCCATATGGATTCATGCGTTTATAAAAGAACACGTGAGAGTGTAAAATTGAGATTGATGGGATAACGTATCCTATTGACATTAAACCTTTAACAATATGTGAGTTTGGTGTGATTAGATTGGTCATCTACCAACAATTCATGGTTAGTGTGCAATAAGAAAGTGGTTATTTTTGATGCACCATAGATTGTCTTGAATTATATAATGAGATTGACGATGACAAGATATTGAAATAATTTTGAAAGAAATTTCACAAAAGTGTCTAACGAGTCGACGTTTGTTTTACTTAAATATTTCAAAGGTGCTAAGTTGGATAATAAATCAGTGGGTGAATTGGATGTCGTATAAATGTGTTTTCTAAGGGGTTATTGAGTTTACCACCCAATAAACAAGTAGATTTTTATCATTCTCTTTGATAAGAAAGGATTTCAAATCTTAATTACAGATAGTATGTTACAAATACAATGAAGTCACATTTTCAATTGCTAATAAATTAGTACGATAAGCTTGAATTTCTTCTAATAATTTAGTCTTGGTCGTATATAAATATGTATCAgtcttattctttcacaaaaaaataaataaataaataaataaaataccaaaaagatCATACTCTATTTGCTTCCGAAGACTCTTATTCTTAGCTTtgttaactatttaaatttcatagATTTGTTATTTAATATTTGAAAGGTTAATCAAatttaagatttttccaagattttgTAAATACATGTATTAGATATTCATCACATACAAATTCGATAGTATCGGAAAAAGACACAAAtcattattatgaagtatttgtATTCATTGATTGATATAAATAAAGCTTACATCATGTCTAAAACATAAATATACCAAGGTAATAGCACACTGTGACATTATTAATTCACGAATAAATATGTGTATGaatgaaaatataatataaaatttattaagAAGCAAATTGGTGTGGTAAAACACTACACTCATATCATCGAGCAATGTTAAAGATGTCTGTATTTTAAGCATAAAATGGaggtgggggagaattatagTAGTAAGAGGAATGAGTGGGAGATTTAGTTGGTGAAGGTGGTGATTTATAGTAATACAAAGGTGGAGTTGAAATTTGTGGTGGTGGGAGAGACTAGTAGACATATGGATGTGGTGGTGGAGGAGACTTGTAGACATACGGAGGAGGTGGAGATGGGGAAGGTGGGGGTGGAGACTTGTAAACATAAGGAGGTGGTGGAGAATGTGATGGTGGAGGTGGAGACTTATAGACGTATGGAGGTGGCGGGGATGGTGATGGTGGGGGAGGAGACTTATACACATACGGAGGTGGTGGGGATGGTGATGGTGGGGGAGGAGACTTATATACATACGGAGGTGGTGGGGATGGTGACGGCGGGGGAGGAGACTTGTAGACATATGGTGGAGGTGGAGATGGGGAAGGTGGAGGTGGAGACTTGTAAACATAAGGAGGTGGAGGAGACGGTGATGGTGGAGGTGGAGACTTGTAGACATATGGAGGTGGTGGAGATGGTGATGGTGGAGGCGGAGACTTGTAGACGTAAGGAGGTGGTGGGGATGGTGAAGGTGGGGGAGGAGACTTATAGACATATGGGGGAGGTGGAGATGGGGAAGGTGGAGGTGGAGACTTGTAAACATAAGGAGGTGGAGGAGACGGTGATGGTGGAGGTGGAGACTTGTAGACATATGGAGGTGGTGGAGAAGGTGATGGTGGGGGAGGAGACTTATACACATATGGAGGAGGTGGAGATGGTGATGGTGGGGGAGGAGACTTATATACATATGGAGGTGGTGGGGATGGTGAAGGTGGGGGAGGAGACTTGTAGACATATGGGGGAGGTGGAGATGGGGAAGGTGGAGGTGGAGACTTGTAAACATAAGGAGGTGGAGGAGATGGTGATGGTGGAGGTGGAGACTTGTAAACATATGGAGGTGGTGGAGAAGGTGATGGTGGGGGAGGAGACTTATACACATATGGAGGTGGTGGGGATGGTGAAGGTGGGGGAGGAGACTTGTAGACATATGGAGGAGGTGGAGATGGGGAAGGTGGTGGTGGAGACTTGTATACATAAGGAGGTGGAGGAGACGGTGATGGTGGAGGTGGAGACTTATAGACATATGGAGGTGGTGGAGAAGGTGATGGTGGGGGAGGAGACTTATACACATATGGAGGTGGTGGAGATGGTGATGGTGGGGGAGGAGATTTGTATACATATGGAGGTGGGGGAGATGGGGAAGGTGGTGGTGGAGACTTATAAATATATGGGGGTGGTGGGGATGGGGATGGTGGTGGAGGAGACTTATATACATATGGTGGAGGTGGAGATGGGGAAGGTGGTGGTGGGGACTTATAGATGTATGGAGGTGGTGGAGATGGAGACGGTGGGGGAGGAGACTTGTATACATATGGAGGGGGTGGAGATGGGGAAGGTGGGGGTGGAGACTTGTAAACATAAGGAGGTGGCGGAGACGGTGATGGAGGAGGAGGAGACTTGTAAATATACGGAGGTGGTGGGGACGGTGATGGTGGGGGAGGAGACTTGTACACGTACGGAGGTGGTGGAGATGGTGATGGTGGGGGTGGAGACTTGTAAACatatggaggtggtggtgaaggtgaTGGTGGGGGAGGAGACTTATACACATAAGGAGGTGGTGGGGATGGTGATGGAGGAGGAGGAGACTTGTACACATATGGAGGTGGTGGGGATGGTGATGGAGGGGGAGGAGACTTATACACATAgggaggtggtggtgatggtgatggtggtggtggagactTGTAAACATATGGAGGTGGTGGAGATGGTGAAGGTGGGGGAGGAGACTTGTAAACATACGGAGGTGGTGGAGACGGTGAGGGTGGGGGAGGAGACTTGTACACATATGGAGGTGGTGGAGATGGTGATGGTGGGGGTGGAGACTTGTAAACATACGGTGGTGGTggagatggtgatggtggtggtggagactTGTAGACATATGGAGGTGGAGGTGATGGTGGAGGAGGAGACTTATAAATGTAGGGAGGCGGTGGGGATGGTGATGGTGGGGGTGGAGACTTGTACTTGTAGCGAGGTGGTGGGGGTGGAGAGTTATACAAatatggaggtggtggtgatggtgacggTGGGGGTGGCGACTTGTAGACATATGGAGGAGGAGGTGAGGGTGAAGGTGGAGGTGGAGATTTGTAAAGGTAAGGCGGATATGACCATGTGTTTTTCAAAGGTGGTGGCAATTTCAAATCTCCATAAGGCCATGTTTTGTCCACAGCAGCCGTAAGGGTGGCTAGCAATAAGAAAGCAAAAGCATACACAAGTTGAGGCCGGTGCCTCAACATCCCAAGGCTTCCCATAGAAGGCAACCTTCTCTCTTCTTAATTCACTCTAAAAACCTTTAATTTTGTTGTAAATGATGAAGGGATTAGAACCCATTTTATACTAGTCATCTGTATTTCTTTAATGCAGTAACAGGTTGTCATATATTTTCTATATTATTTAAATAGTTTGAAAGAACCCCACCAAATTTCATGTTTTTGGGTATGGATTTGAACGTTTCCACAAATGAGTTTTTGAGGTGAACCGTAGACAAGACAAAGTCAAAAATGACCAATgatcttattttattttagtttgtcTGTATCTAGACCAAATAACAACTAAATAGGTTTTAAaccaataaaatattttatatattaattcATCTTAAGAAAAGAATCATATTgtgcaattattattattatgtcaaCTACATATACTCAAGTACAATAATTCCATTAGCTTTGGATATGATAGTCCGATCAtgtgtatacatatatgtatatcaaCATAGATATATACATTATGTAGAGGTGGGTTGAGGTAAGAATCAAAGAATTGACAGAAATTGTAAAAACACATTATAATCACCCAGCACATGTGATCTATTGGTTATTATCATATTGGTTATTGCAAATTTGCAATGCTAGAAAAGGGTAAAACTTCAGTCGGTAAGAACGCATAGTTTGTGTGTATTTAAAATGTAGACAATAAAGGAGGACATATAAACAGAAAACACGGATTAATTAAAATATCCCTAATTCAACAATTTTGATACGTGACTTCTTATTTTTTGAAAGCATCTTTAATGTTGAAATGAGCTAAGATTTAAacctatttttatattattttttattaactttAACTGTTAAATTAAAAGCCTTCTTTAATGATTAAccttttataatatatattttttcaacTAACTaatttttcattatttatctaaTATGCTATTTAAATCGTTGCTTTTTATATGCATATCATattttaatatgattttttttataaataataatattattagacattattatatataacaaaaacaaCCTTTATATGAATagtatagttttatattttaGACTTTTGCCACAATAGTTTTGAATTTTAGATTTCAACCATAGTAGTTTCATATGTTGTCAAATTTGGTACATGTgtagaaaataaattacaaaatataTCCCCATAATTTATAGAAAACATCATGTTTATATCTTTATGTTTGAGTTTTAGATTTTGGTCACAATACTTTCATATGTTAGCAGGCTGGTCTCTatatagaaaataaattacaaatgTTGTCCCTATAGTTTCTAGAAAAGGTCCATATGCATTTTCCGCTTACATGAATAGTATAGTTTTGCCTTTTAGACTTTTTTTCATAATAGTTTTGTCTTTTAGAATTTTGTCACAATAGTTCCGTATGTTGGTAAGTTTGGTCCATATGTAGATAATAGATCACAAAAGTTATCCTATAATTTACTAAAAAGGTTCATgtctattttttatgttttattttaattagacTTTGGCCATAATACATTCATATGTTGGCAGGATTGGTCACTGTatagaaaataaattataaaaattatccATGTAGTTTATAGAAAAAGATGTGTGTTTTTTTTCCTACATAAATGGTTCATGTGTTTAAAGAGTATACTCTTTGGTTTGAGACTTTGACCACAATATTTTCATATATTGGCAGATTTATTTCTTACgtagaaaataaattacaaaactaTTCATGTAATTTATAGAAAAGGTCTATGTACATAATTTTTTACAGCAAATTGCCCATGTatttaaaaaattagaaaatattaTCTAACAGAAAGTTATAGATTATGCCCCGCAAAACAGATATAAATAGACTTCCGGCCTTCGTTCACCACAAAACGAGAAGAGACAATTTCTAGTTAATATTAAAACACAACTATATTAAGtatttatttgaaacacataaacctttaaaaaaaatatagttatAAACTAAATTAGCATTGAAAATAGTATATAATCATCATAagtttaatattttataactaaaatattattatatatttaataaaataaaataatcagTAAAGAAATTGAAAGAATCATTTAAATACATATCGCATATACTTACTTTCCTAGTCCCTCCACATATGTGAAAGAATTACTCAAAGACATTACTAACAGGCTTTTGGCCTAATAGTATGGTGTGTGTCATCACTTCTAAAGGTTATGTTTAAGTCTCATTTCAGACATAAATGATATTAAAGTGTAGATTAGAAGTAGTTTGAttgtaaaagaaaaaactttttctGTATTTCATCTTGATGAGAAAGTCGAGTTTTGTTGTTGCTACTACAACTTACAAgtatatttataaaacaaaattACATAACTGGTCCTATATGTTTGAAGAATAATACCATATATTGATCTTTATGAGAAATTTTTTGAAGAAAAGGTCCTTAAGTTTTAAAAGCGTTACATATATGGTCCTTACGATTAATATCATTAGAAATGtggattaaatataatatatatatatatatatatatatatatatatatatatatatatatatatatatatatatatatatatatatatatatatatatatatatatatatacacccttataactcttttttttttttatattttataattaaaaatgggtcCATCCTTATAGAGTTAGGGCCCGTTTGATAGTTGTTGTCCGGTGATAtatgcataattagttcatattaagtatacatttttactcatttattagctaaattattgcatattatggacaaaatgtacttaaaagtgttaaattatgtttttcagtccaaagatgaagctcggaagcgaaaggaagcgggagaaactgttagaagatcgagaatggaataaagaagaaaaaacattaaaaatggcacctactcggcgagtcagatcgactactcgacgagtccaatcgaagaatcgagaagataatgactcgggatcccagagagttatcacaatacggggaatgtgagagggactcgacgagtcgccactTGACTCGACAAGTCGATTCGCATATTTATAGACAACTCCACAGATCGATAGAggggagttctgggacgattcagaagtactttactacgattgagaagccagagaaaccctagaagacgacgaaaggagctagaattcaattccggagagtaattgaggcaaaatttcatcattccatttattcttttgttttatcattatgatTAAGCAATTTGACTGTGTTTGTTTGCTGTTacttacttcaattatgagctaaaacctttagacttctgtttggggatacaaagttgacaatgtggtttgattgattggtaggattaattccaagttggtgaattgttgttattttagcttgctaaagaaccttgtgtgtgaataataattaattttctgttaataggaagataattgattagcatgaacatctattgattattgacctcatatgctatgtgatcactatgttatatgtctaggattaatgaatatgaaactagaattaataagaaaattgagtaaattcatgtgcaagcttgtaagatgaccatcaaacaaggagttaattaaaagaataaattagttaactattgcaagtctaacttaacccgaataattaatctagtgaatataattaaattagacaattggccactgtttaagttagtttatttgctaaggattagggtagtgaacacgaatctaatcccctgaatcggtaaccaacgaaagaattaatctattgcaccattaccttgaaatcaaccatagagttaaccaagtt containing:
- the LOC111899844 gene encoding extensin-2-like; translation: MGSLGMLRHRPQLVYAFAFLLLATLTAAVDKTWPYGDLKLPPPLKNTWSYPPYLYKSPPPPSPSPPPPYVYKSPPPPSPSPPPPYLYNSPPPPPRYKYKSPPPPSPSPPPPYIYKSPPPPSPPPPYVYKSPPPPSPSPPPPYVYKSPPPPSPSPPPPYVYKSPPPPSPSPPPPYVYKSPPPPSPSPPPPYVYKSPPPPSPSPPPPYVYKSPPPPSPSPPPPYVYKSPPPPSPSPPPPYVYKSPPPPSPSPPPPYVYKSPPPPSPSPPPPYVYKSPPPPSPSPPPPYIYKSPPPPSPSPPPPYVYKSPPPPSPSPPPPYVYKSPPPPSPSPPPPYIYKSPPPPSPSPPPPYVYKSPPPPSPSPPPPYIYKSPPPPSPSPPPPYVYKSPPPPSPSPPPPYVYKSPPPPSPSPPPPYVYKSPPPPSPSPPPPYVYKSPPPPSPSPPPPYVYKSPPPPSPSPPPPYVYKSPPPPSPSPPPPYVYKSPPPPSPSPPPPYVYKSPPPPSPSPPPPYVYKSPPPPSPSPPPPYVYKSPPPPSPSPPPPYVYKSPPPPSPSPPPPYVYKSPPPPSPSPPPPYVYKSPPPPSPSPPPPYVYKSPPPPSPSPPPPYVYKSPPPPSPSPPPPYVYKSPPPPSPSPPPPYVYKSPPPPSPSPPPPYVYKSPPPPSPSPPPPYVYKSPPPPSPSPPPPYVYKSPPPPSPSPPPPYVYKSPPPPSHSPPPPYVYKSPPPPSPSPPPPYVYKSPPPPHPYVY